Proteins encoded together in one Candidatus Nitrosocaldus cavascurensis window:
- a CDS encoding UbiX family flavin prenyltransferase, whose translation MRILTCMSGGSGAIYGIRLLETLKALNVETHLIISRWAEECIRLETDLSVEKVKALADYTYSNEDLAARPSSGSFKLDGTVIIPCSMKTLASIALGLDDTLITRAAMVAMKESRRLVLVPRETPLTAVHIEHMLKLARLGVIILPAMPGFYHRPKSIDDLINHIVGKVLDQFGIEHNLFKRWEGR comes from the coding sequence ATGCGCATACTAACATGCATGAGTGGGGGTTCTGGCGCAATATACGGGATAAGGCTGCTTGAGACATTGAAGGCTCTTAACGTTGAGACCCATCTTATAATCAGCAGATGGGCTGAGGAGTGCATAAGGCTTGAGACAGATCTCAGTGTTGAGAAGGTTAAGGCTCTAGCAGATTACACATACAGCAATGAGGATCTAGCAGCAAGGCCATCGAGTGGATCATTCAAGCTTGATGGTACTGTAATCATACCATGCAGCATGAAGACTCTAGCAAGTATAGCCCTAGGCTTGGATGATACGCTTATAACAAGGGCAGCCATGGTAGCAATGAAGGAGTCTAGAAGGTTAGTGCTAGTACCTAGAGAGACTCCTCTTACAGCAGTGCATATTGAGCATATGCTCAAACTTGCTAGGCTAGGAGTAATAATACTCCCTGCCATGCCTGGATTCTACCATAGACCAAAGAGCATAGATGATTTGATAAACCATATAGTTGGGAAGGTACTTGACCAGTTTGGGATAGAGCATAACCTGTTCAAGAGATGGGAGGGCAGGTAG
- a CDS encoding helix-turn-helix domain-containing protein: protein MVSMEQVENDMARELMVSMDVIKVYMLLIRKGMLNAREIADELKIDISKVNDALSNLLRDGACIEINGRYEALNPRFAVTNMYRMLCLRMNREVKRNERIDGIASILEKVYDDARR from the coding sequence ATGGTATCTATGGAGCAGGTAGAGAATGATATGGCTAGGGAGTTGATGGTTAGCATGGATGTGATCAAGGTATACATGCTGCTCATAAGGAAGGGTATGCTTAATGCTAGGGAGATTGCAGATGAGTTGAAGATTGATATTAGCAAGGTTAATGATGCACTATCCAACCTTTTGAGGGATGGGGCATGTATAGAGATCAATGGGAGGTATGAGGCACTCAACCCTAGATTTGCAGTAACAAACATGTACAGGATGCTATGCTTGAGGATGAATAGAGAGGTTAAGAGGAATGAGAGGATAGATGGTATAGCAAGCATACTTGAGAAGGTGTATGATGATGCAAGGAGGTGA
- a CDS encoding acylphosphatase yields MKRAKVFVEGMVQGVGYRYNVKHIAMKYRVKGFVKNLDDDRI; encoded by the coding sequence ATGAAGAGGGCTAAGGTATTTGTAGAAGGTATGGTACAGGGTGTTGGTTATAGATATAATGTTAAACATATTGCCATGAAGTATAGGGTCAAAGGCTTTGTTAAGAATCTCGATGATGATAGGATATAG
- a CDS encoding MarC family protein, whose protein sequence is MNELNINADELIRASISLFIVMDPIGLVPLIASLTSNLSREQSRRVIRSTIYTASGLLLAFAIAGHYILDVFGISLASFSIAGGLLLLLLSFELLLKGWELKGNDISIGAVPLAFPLLVGPGAITTTIISLERYGMPVTMLSVVIALALTMLTFSFMDRINRLLGNLGSLIVSRVMAILIAGIAIEFILSGIDEFILRE, encoded by the coding sequence ATGAATGAACTCAACATAAATGCTGATGAATTGATAAGGGCAAGTATATCGCTCTTCATAGTCATGGATCCTATAGGGCTAGTGCCATTGATAGCATCGTTAACCTCTAATCTAAGCAGAGAGCAGAGTAGAAGGGTAATTAGAAGCACCATATATACAGCATCTGGTCTATTACTTGCTTTTGCTATAGCGGGGCACTACATCCTAGATGTATTCGGTATATCACTAGCAAGCTTCAGTATAGCGGGAGGATTGCTACTACTCCTCCTCTCATTCGAGTTACTGCTAAAGGGCTGGGAGTTGAAGGGTAACGATATAAGTATTGGAGCAGTGCCTCTAGCCTTCCCATTGCTAGTTGGGCCTGGAGCAATAACCACTACTATAATCTCGCTTGAGAGGTATGGTATGCCTGTAACCATGCTTTCAGTAGTAATAGCGTTAGCTTTAACCATGCTAACATTCTCATTCATGGATAGGATAAATAGACTGCTTGGTAACCTAGGCTCTCTTATAGTATCTAGAGTTATGGCTATACTGATAGCAGGGATAGCCATAGAGTTCATCCTCTCTGGCATAGACGAGTTTATTTTAAGAGAATAG
- a CDS encoding DUF350 domain-containing protein gives MEEAINLFGSIVYTALSAFIAIISVYIGLNAFTKLTRNIDEVAELKKGNVAVGVTLAAVAVIIGLVTLKAIPIITTEFLSGRIASAVVLAVIQLGTNILIAVFTQFVIIGIFNELTRRKGLNQFEELKNGNIAIGVGLAGIILMVGIILQNASEMVTDAVTSMLRAIID, from the coding sequence ATGGAGGAGGCAATAAACCTATTTGGAAGCATAGTATACACAGCACTATCAGCATTCATAGCCATAATCTCAGTATATATAGGACTCAATGCATTCACAAAACTTACAAGGAATATAGATGAGGTTGCTGAACTCAAGAAGGGGAATGTTGCAGTTGGTGTTACGCTTGCAGCAGTTGCAGTGATCATAGGACTTGTTACACTTAAGGCAATACCCATAATAACTACAGAGTTCCTATCTGGAAGGATAGCAAGTGCTGTAGTACTAGCAGTTATACAACTAGGAACTAACATACTCATAGCAGTCTTCACACAGTTTGTAATAATAGGTATATTCAACGAACTGACTAGAAGGAAGGGTCTGAACCAGTTCGAGGAGTTAAAGAATGGTAACATAGCGATAGGAGTAGGTCTTGCTGGTATAATACTCATGGTTGGGATAATACTACAGAATGCTAGCGAGATGGTTACAGATGCTGTAACTTCAATGCTAAGGGCTATTATAGACTGA
- a CDS encoding ArsR/SmtB family transcription factor: protein MDGANNGKMQEERYAIDERRQVVDKILNALADKYNRLILTSTIDEPKSALQISKEHGIPASTVYRKLHMLEKDGLIKVDGSVIDNGKRYYLYKSNIKAINIIFTMNTLKVDVILNKDMKRSAYW from the coding sequence ATGGATGGTGCAAATAATGGGAAGATGCAGGAGGAGAGATATGCTATAGATGAGAGGCGACAGGTTGTGGATAAGATACTTAACGCATTGGCAGATAAGTACAATAGGCTTATACTAACATCTACAATAGATGAGCCCAAATCAGCATTGCAGATAAGCAAGGAGCATGGTATACCTGCAAGCACTGTATACAGGAAGTTGCATATGCTTGAGAAGGATGGGCTCATAAAGGTTGATGGCTCTGTTATAGATAATGGGAAGAGGTACTATCTCTACAAGAGTAATATAAAGGCTATAAACATAATATTCACAATGAATACACTGAAGGTTGATGTTATACTCAACAAGGATATGAAGAGAAGTGCTTACTGGTAG